A part of Acipenser ruthenus chromosome 12, fAciRut3.2 maternal haplotype, whole genome shotgun sequence genomic DNA contains:
- the LOC117417174 gene encoding endothelin-converting enzyme-like 1, with protein sequence MDNTYSLTAHYDEFQEVKYVSKYTSGSTLSNGLNLHLAGRKQPGSALPRWSKREICLMSALVFAAGLCVILGSMLVLKYLSLEPESHCLEDCQKKKAFLRASRFISGNIDPTIDPCTDFYSFACGGWLRRHGIPEDKLSYGIISAIGEQNEEKLQSLLLRPVRRKDRGSAERKVKEFYRSCVDMREIDRLGALPMMDVIESCGGWDLVGDFNELLYRTQGVYSTAVFFSLTVSVDDKNSSRNAIRIDQEGLTLPERTLYLGQDEDSIKILAAYKTLMERLVSLLGAENAMQKCEEILLLEMRLANITISEFDEQRRDISTMYNRITLRQLQRIAPSLHWKRLLDRIFHDNLSEDEEIVVLATDYMQKVSDIIKTTPKRVLHNYMLWRIVAALSEHLSTPFRNTIHEFSHEIEGTEQQLELGRMCLNQANKHFGMALGALFVEEYFSSASKAKVQQLVEHIKHSLDRRLQELDWMDEVTKEAARAKLRLMMVMIGYPDYLLKPEAIDAEYGFEVSEKTYFKNVLNSIKFNIKLSVKKIHQEVDKTAWLLPPQALNAYYLPNKNQMVFPAGILQPTLYDPEFPQSLNYGGIGAIIGHELTHGYDDWGGQYDRYGNLKQWWTDESYYKFQKKAECIVRLYDNFTVYNQRVNGKLTLGENIADMGGLKLSYYAYQKWIREHGPEQPLPGLKYTHEQLLFIAFAQNWCMKRRSQSTYLQLLTDKHAPEHYRVIGSVSQFDEFGRVFHCPRASPMHPIHKCSVW encoded by the exons ATGGATAACACCTATTCCCTGACTGCTCACTACGACGAGTTCCAGGAGGTGAAGTACGTGAGCAAGTACACCAGCGGCAGCACCCTGAGCAATGGGCTGAACCTGCACCTGGCTGGCAGGAAGCAGCCCGGGAGCGCCCTGCCACGCTGGAGCAAGCGGGAGATCTGCCTCATGTCCGCCCTGGTCTTCGCTGCGGGGCTGTGCGTCATCCTGGGCAGCATGCTGGTGCTCAAGTACCTGTCCCTGGAGCCGGAGAGCCACTGCCTGGAGGACTGCCAGAAGAAGAAGGCCTTCCTCAGGGCCTCTCGCTTCATCTCGGGAAACATCGACCCCACCATCGACCCCTGCACAGACTTCTACTCCTTCGCCTGCGGGGGCTGGCTGCGGCGCCACGGCATCCCTGAGGACAAGCTGAGCTACGGGATCATCAGCGCCATCGGGGAGCAGAACGAGGAGAAGCTGCAGAGCCTCCTGCTGCGGCCGGTGCGCCGCAAGGACAGGGGCTCGGCCGAGAGGAAGGTCAAGGAGTTCTACCGCTCCTGCGTGGACATGCGGGAGATCGACCGGCTTGGGGCCCTGCCCATGATGGATGTGATCGAGAGCTGTGGGGGCTGGGACCTGGTGGGGGACTTCAACGAGCTGCTCTACAGGACCCAGGGGGTCTACAGCACGGCCGTGTTCTTCTCTCTGACCGTCAGTGTGGACGATAAAAACTCCTCCAGGAACGCCATCAGG ATTGACCAGGAAGGGCTCACCTTACCAGAAAGGACCCTCTACCTGGGGCAGGATGAAGACAGTATCAAG ATTTTAGCTGCCTACAAGACTCTGATGGAGAGACTGGTGAGTCTGTTGGGAGCTGAAAACGCCATGCAGAAATGTGAGGAGATCCTGCTGCTGGAGATGCGACTGGCCAAT ATAACTATTTCAGAGTTTGATGAACAAAGAAGAGATATCAGCACCATGTATAACAGAATTACCCTCAGGCAATTACAGAGGATAGCACCAAGC ctACACTGGAAACGTTTGCTGGACAGGATATTCCACGACAACTTGTCAGAAGACGAGGAGATCGTCGTGCTTGCCACGGATTACATGCAGAAAGTGTCTGACATCATCAAGACCACCCCGAAAAG GGTCCTGCACAACTACATGCTGTGGCGCATCGTGGCGGCGCTGAGCGAGCATCTGTCCACACCGTTCCGCAACACCATCCATGAGTTCTCCCACGAGATCGAGGGCACGGAGCAGCAGCTGGAGCTGGGTCGCATGTGCCTGAACCAGGCCAACAAGCACTTCGGCATGGCGCTGGGGGCCCTCTTCGTGGAGGAGTACTTCTCCTCTGCCAGCAAGGCCAAG GTGCAGCAGCTGGTGGAACACATCAAACACTCGCTGGACCGGCGGCTGCAGGAGCTCGACTGGATGGACGAGGTGACCAAAGAGGCGGCCAGGGCCAAG ctGCGCCTTATGATGGTGATGATTGGTTACCCGGACTACCTGCTGAAGCCAGAAGCCATCGATGCAGAATACGGG ttTGAAGTGAGTGAGAAAACGTACTTCAAGAATGTGCTGAACAGCATCAAGTTCAACATCAAGCTCTCTGTGAAGAAGATACACCAGGAGGTGGACAAAACAGC ATGGCTCCTGCCCCCCCAGGCCCTCAATGCATACTACCTGCCCAATAAGAATCAAATGG TTTTCCCAGCTGGAATACTGCAGCCCACCCTTTACGACCCAGAATTTCCTCA GTCTTTAAACTACGGTGGGATTGGTGCTATCATTGGGCATGAGCTGACGCATGGCTATGATGACTGGG GCGGACAGTACGATCGCTATGGCAACCTGAAGCAGTGGTGGACAGATGAGTCCTACTATAAATTCCAGAAGAAGGCTGAATGCATCGTGCGGCTGTACGACAACTTCACCGTCTATAACCAAAGG GTCAATGGCAAACTCACTCTCGGGGAGAACATTGCAGATATGGGAGGCCTCAAACTATCCTATTAT GCCTATCAGAAGTGGATCCGAGAGCACGGCCCAGAGCAGCCCCTCCCAGGCCTCAAATACACTCACGAGCAGCTGCTGTTCATCGCGTTTGCCCAG AACTGGTGCATGAAGAGGCGATCGCAGTCCACCTACCTGCAGCTCCTGACAGACAAGCATGCCCCTGAGcattacag GGTGATCGGCAGCGTGTCCCAGTTTGACGAGTTTGGCAGAGTGTTCCATTGTCCCAGGGCGTCTCCGATGCACCCCATCCACAAGTGTTCAGTGTGGTGA